The Falco naumanni isolate bFalNau1 chromosome 1, bFalNau1.pat, whole genome shotgun sequence genome window below encodes:
- the PURG gene encoding purine-rich element-binding protein gamma, whose amino-acid sequence MERGRGGGGGRNLGGSGLHRSIYSQSQQQYHYPASSQGGCMEIQELASKRVDIQKKRFYLDVKQSSRGRFLKIAEVWIGRGRQDNIRKSKLTLSLSVAAELKDCLGDFIEHYAHLGLKGGHGHRHEHSNGKEQHPRRRQQHPPPSPPVSVGSEEHPHSVLKTEYIERDNRKYYLDLKENQRGRFLRIRQTMSRGPGMMGYFGHSLGQEQTIVLPAQGMIEFRDALVQLIEEYGEGDIEDRRGGGDEPPELPEGTSFRVDNKRFYFDVGSNRYGIFLKVSEVRPPYRNTITVPYKAWTRFGENFIKYEEEMRRIYNSHKEKRMDARGDSGEEQEGLE is encoded by the coding sequence atggaaagagggagaggaggaggaggaggaaggaaccTGGGAGGCTCTGGCCTGCACAGGAGCATTTATTCCCAGTCCCAGCAGCAGTACCATTACCCGGCCTCCTCCCAGGGGGGCTGCATGGAGATCCAGGAGCTGGCCTCCAAGAGGGTGGACATCCAGAAAAAACGATTTTATCTGGATGTGAAACAGAGCTCCCGAGGCCGCTTCCTGAAGATCGCCGAGGTTTGGATAGGAAGAGGCAGGCAGGACAACATCAGGAAAAGCAAGCTGACCCTCTCCTTGTCCGTGGCTGCCGAGCTGAAGGACTGCCTGGGGGACTTCATCGAGCACTATGCCCACTTGGGCCTGAAAGGCGGCCATGGTCACCGGCACGAGCACAGCAATGGCAAAGAGCAGCATCCCCGGAGGCGACAGCAGCACCCGCCGCCTTCACCTCCGGTGTCTGTCGGCTCCGAAGAGCACCCTCACAGCGTCCTCAAAACGGAGTACATCGAGAGGGACAACAGAAAGTATTACCTGGACCTGAAGGAGAATCAGCGAGGGCGTTTCTTGCGGATTAGACAAACCATGAGTAGGGGACCTGGCATGATGGGTTATTTTGGTCACAGCCTGGGACAGGAGCAGACGATCGTCCTTCCAGCGCAAGGGATGATTGAGTTCAGGGATGCTTTGGTCCAGCTGATTGAAGAATATGGCGAGGGGGACATAGAGGATCGCCGGGGGGGAGGCGATGAGCCCCCGGAGCTCCCTGAGGGCACCTCCTTCCGAGTGGACAACAAGCGCTTCTACTTCGACGTGGGATCCAACAGGTACGGCATTTTCCTGAAGGTAAGTGAGGTGAGGCCGCCCTACCGTAACACCATCACGGTTCCATACAAAGCATGGACACGGTTTGGGGAAAATTTTATCAAGTACGAAGAAGAGATGAGGAGAATTTACAACagccataaagaaaaaagaatggatGCCAGAGGGGACAGTGGTGAAGAGCAAGAGGGTCTTGAATAG